The Calliphora vicina chromosome 3, idCalVici1.1, whole genome shotgun sequence genome contains a region encoding:
- the LOC135954672 gene encoding transmembrane protease serine 9, with the protein MPYMVSLTRRGGHFCGATIIHEKWILTAGHCICNGLNKVMKAGQIQGVMGLHSISQYLNGIDNERDDEAPVKVNFQNIVPHPNYKCTSTKNDIALLELIQPLRFSRHIQPSCLSSAASLRNHENEMATVAGWGWTQENQGEGDRADILRKAAVRVWNNNACERSYQLNGRPNSIITDTQLCAGYENGGIDSCWADSGGPLMSKENFLIGVVSTGIGCARPGLPGIYTRVSKYVPWMESVIFPRN; encoded by the exons ATGCCCTATATGGTAAGTTTAACGCGCAGAGGTGGACATTTTTGTGGCGCAACAATAATACATGAGAAATGGATCTTGACAGCGGGTCACTGTATATGCAATGGACTGAATAAGGTTATGAAAGCCGGCCAAATACAGGGTGTAATGGGTCTGCACAGTATATCACAATATTTGAATGGAATTGACAATGAGCGTGATGATGAGGCGCCGGTGAAAGTGAACTTTCAAAATATTGTGCCACATCCAAACTATAAATGCACTAGTACGAAAAATGATATTG CTTTATTGGAATTGATACAGCCCTTACGATTTTCCCGCCACATACAGCCCAGCTGTCTGTCATCGGCCGCTAGTTTGAGAAATCATGAAAATGAAATGGCCACTGTAGCCGGCTGGGGTTGGACTCAAGAGAATCAGGGGGAGGGCGATCGTGCCGATATATTGCGTAAAGCTGCTGTTAGGGTTTGGAATAATAATGCCTGCGAGAGATCGTATCAATTGAATGGTAGACCAAATAGTATTATCACTGATACACAATTATGCGCTGGCTATGAAAATGGCGGTATTGATTCATGTTGG gctGATTCTGGTGGTCCTTTGATGTCCAAAGAGAATTTCCTAATTGGTGTTGTTTCCACAGGCATTGGCTGTGCTCGTCCTGGTCTACCCGGCATCTATACACGTGTTAGCAAATACGTACCATGGATGGAATCTGTGATATTTCCACGTAACTGA
- the eco gene encoding N-acetyltransferase eco: protein MSIMETPKSARQQIRTMRNHTPRLSERKKKLFGTVKDNEGGDEEEEEMLKGIEPLIRSKSRNGSKTPKSTKVMETLMGSCKKSPRVISFFETESDEGDTGEEQKPSPSRRSVRLSLKKSPNSSKSEMEFSTSPHKENIPIKTPTRKDAQEDNKLQKMFSNSMQITPRDKTSMVIEETSSEDEEFKDSRKSASKKFINKRHCEIAGSTGLSPMRKKGKTSTSPIDGGSISTKSFYSGKSKSSPTNGRASCRNLFGQTHRGANTSQTKSRQSNRRSLGSQATSINRGVHHKIRKRPHSIGLASKHYAPVDLDHILNNVRNEKLRKLITDKREEKQQIEKIHNIFRKASNPIAMARPLSSISNQDDSNNNNLTEDHLKQQKPYESSQSTYQGDTDFSDIECDAEEFVEDDDTCGQGNLEDALMAMNEEVIPLITHQADDALSVKSEDSTAPVKRKFFKSGRNTTTRKEVHITDNIRAMVTANGKLSIVPEKKKIKRRIKIRNSVANEFSDEQATVDAILRNLDDTAFGDIIVPKDEDDNTNLNTNDNNAFLDEIDQQLALMNDEDSSNLIDDIVLQDNQDFNEFRKRLPYNTSDPEIIERQHLLLDFLITNNICTEENFNIFIADPDNHKAEAERIIDELVIIVTEHQNTDFRQRIPYNTTDPEIIEQQHSYLDFLLENNICTEDNFDIFIANYAQRKSEADAILSQYISAVNGQFNENLNEQLAANNLLDQNKINLNLSTNSYKTNNSNSYENTTAITTNNNIATLPEEILQTPTNVPFNNSGASSSAAALETQQQTEQQQKLFPVFYPGGCQPLNQPFTRRKQQQRLWNAGYGPNQYQIDAGQKAFGAHQCKQCGLVYTMHEPEEEKLHRDFHASLHILRFKGWIDEDIVAIYPEWGPDGRILRLTETSPPKRRERLMDILKIVDKELGFASYIVPKTFVAYFAVRKMQIVGLCLVQPLDKANKYLCVNGVDCCTEEQFEAKCGISRIWVSPLHRRFHIGAKLIQAVQLNTIFGEEVSLDKIAFSAPTELGKVFAQKITKNENFLVYQ, encoded by the exons ATGTCAATTATGGAGACACCTAAAAGTGCTCGTCAACAAATACGCACAATGCGTAATCACACTCCCAGATTGTCGGAAAGAAAAAAGAAACTCTTCGGTACAGTCAAAGATAATGAAGGGGGTGATGAGGAGGAGGAGGAAATGCTCAAGGGTATAGAACCTTTGATAAGAAGTAAGTCGCGAAATGGTAGTAAAACACCAAAAAGTACAAAAGTCATGGAAACATTAATGGGTTCGTGTAAGAAATCGCCACGCGTAATAAGTTTCTTTGAAACCGAGTCGGATGAGGGTGATACTGGGGAGGAACAGAAACCTTCACCTTCGCGACGTAGTGTAAGATTAAGTTTGAAGAAATCACCAAATTCGAGCAAATCAGAAATGGAATTTTCCACTTCACCGCACAAAGAAAATATACCCATAAAAACGCCCACACGCAAAGACGCACAAGAGGACAATAAATTACAGAAAATGTTTAGTAATTCTATGCAAATTACACCACGCGACAAGACGTCCATGGTAATTGAAGAAACATCCAGTGAAGATGAGGAATTCAAGGATAGCAGAAAGTCAGCTTCgaagaaatttataaacaaaagacaTTGTGAAATCGCTGGTTCAACTGGATTGAGTCCCATGCGTAAAAAAGGTAAAACCTCTACATCTCCCATAGATGGTGGTTCGATTTCAACAAAATCTTTTTATTCGGGTAAAAGCAAATCATCGCCTACAAATGGTCGAGCCAGTTGTAGGAATTTATTTGGTCAAACGCACAGAGGAGCTAACACATCTCAAACTAAATCCCGACAATCGAATAGACGTAGCTTAGGCTCCCAGGCTACATCCATTAATCGTGGTGTCCATCACAAAATTCGCAAACGACCACATTCTATAGGGTTGGCTTCCAAACACTATGCTCCTGTAGATCTTGATCATATCCTAAATAATGTACGCAATGAAAAGCTACGCAAATTGATTACGGACAAGCGCGAAGAGAAGCAACAAATTGAAAAGATACACAACATTTTCCGCAAAGCTTCCAATCCGATTGCAATGGCCCGTCCCCTGAGTTCGATATCCAATCAGGATGAttcaaataacaataatttaacaGAAGATCATCTTAAGCAGCAGAAACCCTACGAATCGTCTCAATCCACTTACCAAGGCGATACAGATTTTTCGGATATTGAATGTGATGCCGAGGAATTTGTGGAGGACGATGATACTTGTGGACAGGGCAATTTAGAGGATGCTCTTATGGCCATGAATGAAGAAGTTATACCGCTGATAACTCATCAAGCTGATGATGCCTTATCCGTTAAGTCGGAAGATAGTACGGCACCGGTTAagaggaaatttttcaaatcgggcCGTAACACCACAACACGCAAAGAAGTTCACATAACGGATAATATCAGGGCAATGGTGACGGCCAATGGTAAATTGTCCATTGTGCCGGAAAAGAAGAAAATCAAGAGACGCATCAAGATACGTAATTCAG TTGCCAATGAATTCTCCGATGAACAAGCTACCGTTGATGCCATATTGCGTAATTTGGATGACACTGCCTTTGGTGACATTATTGTGCCCAAAGATGAGGATGACAATACAAACCTAAATACCAATGATAACAATGCCTTCTTAGATGAAATCGATCAACAATTGGCCTTAATGAATGACGAAGACTCGTCTAACCTGATCGATGACATTGTTCTGCAGGACAATCAAGATTTCAACGAATTTCGTAAACGACTGCCTTACAATACCAGCGATCCGGAAATTATCGAACGCCAACATTTATTACTGGACTTTCTGATCACAAATAACATATGCACCgaagaaaatttcaatatcttCATAGCCGATCCCGATAATCATAAAGCTGAAGCCGAACGTATTATCGATGAGTTGGTGATAATTGTAACCGAACATCAGAATACAGATTTTCGCCAAAGAATACCCTACAATACCACAGATCCAGAGATTATAGAACAACAGCATAGTTATCTAGATTTTCTATTGGAAAATAATATTTGCACCGAAGATAATTTCGATATATTTATAGCCAATTATGCTCAAAGGAAATCAGAAGCCGATGCCATATTGTCGCAATATATATCGGCTGTTAATGGGCAATTTAATGAAAATCTAAACGAACAGCTAGCTGCTAATAATTTATtggatcaaaataaaataaatttgaatttaagtacaaatagttataaaacaaataatagtaaTTCATATGAAAACACAACTGCTATTAcaactaataataatattgcAACATTACCTGAAGAAATTTTACAAACTCCCACAAATGTGCCTTTCAACAATAGTGGTGCCTCTAGCAGTGCTGCCGCCCtagaaacacaacaacaaaccgaacagcaacagaaattgtttcCCGTTTTCTATCCGGGCGGTTGTCAACCCCTCAACCAGCCTTTCACGAGACGCAAACAGCAACAGCGTCTTTGGAATGCTGGCTATGGCCCGAATCAATATCAAATTGATGCCGGCCAGAAGGCGTTCGGTGCCCATCAGTGCAAACAATGCGGTCTGGTCTATACCATGCACGAACCGGAAGAGGAAAAATTGCACAGAGATTTTCATGCCTCATTGCATATCTTACGATTCAAGGGTTGGATTGATGAGGATATTGTGGCCATCTATCCGGAATGGGGACCCGATGGTCGAATTTTACGTTTGACCGAAACTTCGCCACCCAAACGTCGCGAACGTCTGAtggatattttgaaaattgtcgaCAAAGAATTGGGTTTCGCGTCGTACATTGTGCCAAAAACATTTGTTGCCTATTTTGCCGTGCGAAAGATGCAAATTGTGGGTTTATGTCTGGTACAGCCACTGGATAAGGCGaataaatatttgtgtgtgAATGGTGTCGATTGCTGTACGGAGGAACAATTTGAGGCTAa ATGCGGCATCTCTAGAATCTGGGTGTCTCCGCTGCATCGCCGTTTCCATATTGGTGCCAAACTAATACAAGCCGTGCAATTGAATACAATATTTGGCGAAGAAGTGTCATTGGATAAAATTGCCTTTAGTGCACCCACAGAATTGGGCAAAGTATTTGCGcagaaaattaccaaaaacgaaaattttctgGTATATCAATAG
- the lark gene encoding RNA-binding protein lark produces the protein MPGAGTFKLFIGNLDEKTQASELRPLFEKYGTVVECDVVKNYGFVHMETEEQGRKAIENLNGFMLNGYGIKVEAAKSRRAPNTPTTKIFVGNLTDKTRAPEVRELFQKYGTVVECDIVRNYGFVHLDCIGDVQDCIKDLNGRVVDGQPLKVQVSTSRVRPKPGMGDPEQCYRCGRSGHWSKECPRLYGGSGGGRDMGPGGYRDRMYGRDPYPPPPPPPPFLRDRIMDGFRDYDYYDRRFEDTRDLFERRYQGSRMRDFPPPPLSRRDPMPLPPPLSGSLRGGSLSRGYDSMFSRRSPPPSRGSNGMGRYGGYEDFSRDSFDDRMMSRNLRNPSPPGRRYAPY, from the exons ATGCCTGGAGCAGGCACATTTAAGCTGTTCATCGGTAATCTCGATGAGAAAACTCAAGCATCCGAGCTAAGGCCTCTATTTGAAAAATACGGTACCGTAGTCGAATGTGATGTAGTGAAGAACTATGGCTTCGTTCACATGGAAACCGAAGAACAAGGCCGCAAAGCTATTGAGAATCTTAACGGTTTTATGCTAAACGGCTATGGCATTAAAGTAGAAGCGGCCAAGAGTCGCCGTGCCCCCAATACACCAACCACGAAAATCTTTGTGGGCAATCTAACCGATAAAACTCGTGCGCCCGAGGTACGTGAATTGTTCCAAAAATACGGCACCGTGGTTGAATGTGATATCGTACGTAACTATGGTTTTGTTCATCTCGACTGCATCGGTGATGTCCAAGATTGTATCAAGGATTTGAATGGTCGTGTTGTCGACGGTCAGCCCCTGAAGGTTCAGGTCTCCACCAGTCGCGTGCGACCGAAACCCGGCATGGGTGATCCAGAGCAGTGCTATCGTTGCGGCCGTTCGGGTCATTGGTCAAAAGAATGTCCGCGCTTATATGGCGGCAGCGGTGGTGGTCGTGACATGGGCCCGGGCGGCTACAGAGATCGTATGTACGGACGTGATCCCTATCCACCaccgccaccaccaccaccattcTTGCGCGACCGGATTATGGATGGCTTTAGG GATTATGACTACTATGATCGTAGATTCGAAGATACACGTGATCTATTCGAGCGTCGTTATCAGGGATCGCGCATGCGTGATTTCCCACCACCACCATTATCGAGACGTGATCCAATGCCTTTGCCACCACCGTTGAGTGGCAGCTTGAGAGGTGGTAGCTTATCACGTGGCTATGATAGCATGTTTAGTAGACGGTCCCCACCACCCTCACGTGGCAGCAATGGCATGGGTCGTTATGGCGG TTATGAAGATTTTAGTCGTGATTCGTTTGACGATCGTATGATGTCGCGTAACCTTCGTAATCCCTCACCACCCGGTCGCCGTTATGCACCGTACTGA
- the LOC135955057 gene encoding uncharacterized protein LOC135955057 translates to MEDTDLTRKAIEELMREMGEYKEKESLPTERKKNPLGRPNKRFLGRTINSIMTHNKRNSDRNQQRCQRKLKELDEKQRRRDFRNRRDTRRHSKSESAHEISSASEDKGHTHKKSKHLKKRKKKRRKRKQKSSSSSSSTSSSSDTDSSSSSNTSVESKDKNRKKKRHKNTNEGAECEQDYYNGYGNETGMGYYVDPNVAYAAMAYSQMNHMLQQQQVVQQQMVKEELEESVEIPSDLSISYHSESSLNISLNTSSAEEDENGILTFKLSSDEEAKGNKKATKKTQEINKNNDPHIDSVDSDKDSVQSHISLESETSQNVVLKVCNEIYLLSSSGSDSDDLEIVEVIAEDKSNTVDNESNINEQITENQDIKEVNEVIVTENDENICVIENKSRETDETNEESKDVGESEESKDVVNTNANEDTPKSTSMIDLTDE, encoded by the exons atggaagATACAGATTTAACAAG AAAAGCTATTGAAGAGCTAATGAGGGAGATGGGTGAGTACAAGGAAAAAGAAAGCCTGCCGACTGAAAGAAAAAAGAATCCTTTGGGCAGACCAAATAAACGTTTTTTAGGCCGTACAATCAATTCCATAATGACACATAATAAACGAAATAGTGATCGTAATCAACAAAGATGTCAACGTAAACTAAAGGAACTGGACGAAAAACAAAGGAGGCGTGATTTTAGGAATCGAAGAGATACAAGAAGGCATAGTAAATCGGAGAGTGCACATGAAATTAGTAGTGCTAGTGAAGATAAAGGCCATACGCACAAAAAAAGCAAACAtcttaagaaaagaaaaaagaaaaggcGAAAGAGAAAGCAaaagtcatcatcatcatcttcctCGACAAGCAGCAGTAGCGACACGGATTCTAGTAGTAGTTCAAATACATCTGTAGAAAGTAAAGATAAAAATCGTAAAAAGAAAAGACATAAAAATACCAATGAAGGTGCAGAATGTGAACAAGATTACTATAATGGTTACGGTAATGAGACCGGTATGGGCTATTATGTAGATCCAAATGTGGCCTATGCCGCTATGGCTTATAGTCAAATGAATCATATGTTACAACAACAGCAAGTAGTCCAGCAGCAAATGGTAAAGGAAGAGCTGGAAGAAAGTGTAGAAATTCCAAGTGATCTAAGTATATCCTACCACTCAGAGTCAAGTTTGAATATCAGCCTAAATACATCATCAGCCGAAGAAGATGAAAATGGTATACTAACATTTAAATTGTCATCTGACGAAGAAGCCAAAGGTAACAAGAAAGCAACTAAAAAAACCcaggaaattaataaaaacaatgatCCCCATATTGATAGTGTTGATAGTGATAAAGATAGCGTACAATCACACATATCTCTAGAATCAGAAACTTCTCAAAATGTTGTTTTGAAGGTATGCaacgaaatatatttattaagcaGTTCAGGTTCGGATTCTGATGATTTGGAAATAGTAGAAGTAATAGCTGAAGATAAAAGTAATACAGTGGATAATGAATCAAATATAAATGAGCAAATAACTGAAAATCAAGATATAAAAGAAGTAAATGAAGTCATAGTTACAGAAAATGACGAAAATATTTgtgttatagaaaataaaagtagagAAACTGATGAAACTAATGAAGAATCAAAAGATGTTGGGGAAAGCGAAGAATCAAAAGATGTTGTAAATACGAATGCAAATGAGGACACACCTAAAAGTACATCAATGATAGATTTAACCGATGAGtaa
- the Dysb gene encoding dysbindin protein homolog, which yields MLNSLKKKFNNALQEASIITENLQQQYRQRVTTPDSLSSSRSSLATSTLDLGLPSDVNVAAGCNLLAKYEDDWKIIHQNNVENAKKAQDVAKQIHTIEKSMTNHHVVMTDLIHCLSGIPTLVAKLKTCQETLNEVNNLSEIVDKELEKLEDLCEECELQEYILEKQCEISKYKQKKMEDLELYRQKIAAEHQQRIKDHEGNLRKIQKERQAVFDDAFRHDLEEFKQKGHIPKIHTNLNQEVSLEEVILDDTETKDALEEFLEG from the exons atgttaaatagtttaaaaaaaaaatttaataatgcttTACAAGAAGCCTCCATAATAACAGAGAATTTGCAGCAACAATATCGCCAACGTGTCACAACGCCAGAT AGCTTGAGTAGCAGTCGCAGTTCATTAGCCACTTCTACCTTAGATTTAGGTCTGCCCTCTGATGTTAATGTAGCTGCTGGCTGCAATTTATTGGCCAAATATGAGGATGATTGGAAAATCATACATCAAAACAATGTGGAAAATGCCAAAAAAGCTCAAGATGTTGCTAAACAAATACACACAATTGAGAAGAGTATGACAAATCATCATGTAGTAATGACCGACCTAATACACTGCCTATCGGGTATACCGACTTTGGTGGCAAAATTAAAAACCTGCCAGGAGACCTTAAACGAAGTCAATAATCTTAGTGAAATAGTTGATAAGGAGTTGGAAAAGCTGGAGGATTTATGTGAGGAATGCGAACTGCAAGAATACATATTGGAAAAACAATGTGAAATTTcgaaatataaacaaaagaaaatgg AGGACCTGGAATTGTATAGACAAAAAATCGCTGCTGAACACCAACAGCGCATTAAAGACCATGagggaaatttaagaaaaatccaaaaagagCGTCAAGCTGTATTTGATGATGCTTTCCGCCATGATTTAGAAGAATTTAAACAAAAGGGTCATATACCGA aaatccACACAAATTTAAATCAAGAGGTTTCTTTAGAAGAGGTGATTTTAGATGATACTGAAACTAAGGACGCTTTGGAAGAATTCTTAGAAGGTTAA
- the LOC135953569 gene encoding distal membrane-arm assembly complex protein 2, with protein MLNLYKKCAGKPSIRIIQCTIKNLSDEANGRESTVQKRIREELARDKLALKWRKSNEEAGDIDTKLKYFGNQEQTSDYIIMMQKPISLSPKEWMDMWEKKKVKKERHMQQFIPERHQILGSDLATAHFILHRGGAVKFVNSQNWMRADENGEFNLPSTYHAQFKVEALKCDNMNLYYEGLENIRWLQELKFLSFRNIKSFDDWCLDRISGSQCHKLEILDISGTECTARGLSCLYRMNNLKLLIVDDPKLSLEYELTCSMLEEALPNLKIVNVGSIHE; from the coding sequence atgttaaatttgtataaaaaatgtgcTGGAAAGCCATCAATACGTATAATACAGTGCACAATAAAAAATCTAAGTGATGAAGCGAATGGTCGTGAGTCCACGGTACAAAAGCGCATACGTGAGGAATTGGCTCGAGATAAACTGGCTTTGAAGTGGCGCAAATCGAATGAAGAGGCTGGAGATATTGATACAAAGTTAAAGTACTTTGGAAATCAAGAGCAAACTTCCGATTACATTATAATGATGCAAAAGCCCATCAGTCTTAGTCCCAAAGAGTGGATGGATATGTGGGAGAAGAAGAAGGTAAAGAAAGAACGTCATATGCAGCAGTTTATACCGGAGAGACATCAAATATTGGGATCCGATTTGGCCACAGCTCATTTCATTTTACATCGTGGCGGTGCGGTTAAATTTGTCAATAGCCAAAATTGGATGAGGGCAGATGAAAATGGCGAATTTAATTTACCTAGCACCTATCATGCTCAATTCAAAGTGGAAGCTTTGAAATGTGACAACATGAATTTGTATTACGAGGGCTTGGAAAACATACGTTGGTTGCAAGAACTAAAGTTTCTATCATTTCGTAATATCAAATCCTTCGATGATTGGTGTCTGGACAGAATTTCGGGTTCGCAATGCCATAAATTGGAAATCTTGGATATATCGGGAACTGAGTGCACTGCTCGTGGTTTATCCTGTCTTTATCGCATGAATAACTTAAAGCTGCTGATAGTTGATGATCCCAAACTGTCATTGGAATATGAATTGACTTGTTCAATGTTGGAAGAGGCTTTAcccaatttaaaaattgtaaatgtcgGCTCTATACATGAGTAG
- the LOC135953570 gene encoding coiled-coil-helix-coiled-coil-helix domain-containing protein 7 gives MPRNPNAERDNPCLKEQELSYKCLSKSNYDREACEVYFANYKNCKDFWHKIRSDRRAKGIAPYLPPVEEREAIKAEHMKTKPKDN, from the exons ATGCCCCGCAATCCAAATGCAGAAAGAGATAATCCTTGTCTAAAA GAGCAAGAATTGTCCTACAAGTGCTTAAGTAAAAGCAACTATGATAGAGAGGCCTGCGAAGTTTACTTTGCCAactataaaaattgtaaagacTTTTGG CACAAAATTCGTTCTGATAGACGTGCTAAAGGTATTGCTCCCTATTTGCCGCCTGTGGAGGAAAGAGAAGCTATTAAAGCGGAACATATGAAAACCAAACCAAAAGACAATTAA